From Anaerolineales bacterium, the proteins below share one genomic window:
- a CDS encoding ATP-binding cassette domain-containing protein: MPQIEVTDLTKVFRVPAKVPGFGGAVKHLFLPKYERKTAVDHISFSIEPGESVAYVGPNGAGKSTTIKMLTGILHPTGGSLVVRGLNPWHQRITNAKNIGVVFGQRTQLWWDLPVQESLRLVADIYEVPEDRFRKNLGDFLEVLDLGPLLARPARQLSLGQRMRCDLAASLLHSPPILYLDEPTIGLDVAVKERIRQFIRRRNRETGVTVLLTTHDLGDIENLCDRMIMIDKGKILFDGPITKIRDWYGGERVAVFILSEDSPRSLEAARAALPELTPESVCSPGPFTLSVKFLEHQITAAALVARVMGILPVVDLRLEEPDIESIIRQMYEGTLDIREGTA, translated from the coding sequence ATGCCGCAGATCGAAGTAACCGACCTCACCAAAGTATTCCGCGTGCCCGCCAAGGTGCCGGGGTTCGGCGGGGCGGTAAAACACCTTTTCCTGCCGAAATACGAACGCAAAACGGCGGTGGACCACATCTCTTTTTCCATCGAGCCGGGCGAAAGCGTCGCCTATGTGGGACCGAACGGCGCGGGCAAATCCACCACCATCAAGATGCTCACGGGCATCCTCCACCCCACCGGCGGAAGCCTCGTTGTCCGAGGGCTGAATCCGTGGCATCAGCGCATCACCAACGCCAAGAACATCGGCGTGGTCTTCGGCCAGCGCACCCAGCTCTGGTGGGATCTTCCCGTGCAGGAATCCTTGCGCTTGGTGGCCGACATCTACGAAGTGCCGGAAGACCGCTTCCGCAAGAACCTGGGCGACTTCCTCGAAGTGCTGGATCTCGGACCTCTGCTCGCCCGGCCCGCCCGCCAGCTTTCGCTCGGCCAGCGGATGCGCTGCGACCTGGCCGCCTCGCTCCTGCACTCGCCGCCCATCCTCTACCTGGACGAGCCGACCATCGGCCTCGACGTGGCGGTGAAGGAGCGCATCCGCCAATTCATCCGCCGGCGCAACCGGGAAACCGGCGTGACGGTGCTTCTCACCACCCACGACCTCGGCGACATCGAGAATCTCTGCGACCGGATGATCATGATCGACAAAGGCAAGATCCTGTTCGACGGGCCGATCACGAAAATCCGCGATTGGTACGGCGGCGAGCGCGTCGCCGTGTTCATACTCTCGGAGGATTCGCCCCGCTCGCTTGAGGCGGCACGCGCCGCGCTCCCGGAACTGACCCCCGAGTCGGTCTGTTCCCCGGGGCCCTTCACGCTTTCGGTGAAATTCCTGGAGCATCAGATCACCGCCGCCGCGCTTGTTGCGCGCGTCATGGGAATCCTCCCGGTGGTGGATCTGCGCCTGGAGGAGCCGGATATCGAATCCATCATCCGGCAAATGTACGAAGGGACGCTGGATATCCGGGAAGGGACCGCATGA